Within the Oncorhynchus mykiss isolate Arlee chromosome 4, USDA_OmykA_1.1, whole genome shotgun sequence genome, the region GTATTGCTTCTAAGACACAATAAGGTTGAAATGTGTCTCTTCATTGCTCTTTCTTTCCACTCAATCTGAAACAATGTCAACCAACTACTTTCCAACAAAGGGAGAACCTTTCTCCGTTTTAGGATCTCTACATGCCTCATCCATGCAGCTCTCCATGTCATCCTTCATATCATATGTATGAATTTGAATATTAATGATATATTATTGGTCTGATGTTgccatatactgtagatacaaaaGGGATTCCAATACAATATCTGATCCATTCAACACTTATTTATACAAGGTAAATAAGATATCCTGCCCATATCCCTCATGACCTAGCTCATGACAGGCATAGATGTAGCCATGTCTGATCATGTAATGTTGCTCACCTGAGTGCAATAGTGTGGTTGTGcatatcaaaatcaaatcaaattgtatttgtcacgtgtcgaatacaacaagtgtagaccttaccgtgaaatgcttactttacaagcccttaaccagcagtgcagttcaataaatagagttaagaaaatatttaccaaaaaactaaagtaaaaaattcaaaaataataaaaaaatgaacacaataacataacaattacgaggctatatacagggggtaccagtactgagtcagtgtgcggaggtacaggttagttgaggtaatgtgtacatgtaggtaggggtgaagtgactatgcatagataataaaaagagagtagcagcagtgtacaaaacaaatggagcggggtcaatgtaatagtccggtagccatttgattaattgctcAGCAGTCTtctggctttggggtagaagctgttaaggagccttttggtcctggatttggcgctccggtaccgcctgCCATGCGGGtaacagagaaaacagtctatgacttgggtgactggagtctctgacaattttatgggctttcctctgacaccgcctattatataggtcctggatggcaggaagattggccccggtgatgtactgggccgtacacactaccctctctagcgccttacggtcagatgccgagcagttgccaaaccaggcggggatgcaaccggtcaggattctcttgatgttgcagctgtagaactttttgaggatctgaggacccatgccaaatcttttcagtctcctgaggaaaaggttttgttgtgccctcttcacgactgtcttggtgcatttggaccatgatagtttgttggtgatgtggacaccaaggaacttgaaactctcgacccgctccactacagccccgttgatgagaatgggggcctgttcggcccgccttttcctgtagtccacgatcagctcctttgtcttgctcacattgagggagaggttgttgtcctggaaccacactgacagttctctgacctactccctataggctgtctcatcgttgtctgtgatcaggcttacccctgttgtgtcgtcagcaaacttaatgatggtgttggagtcttgtTTGGCCACGCaatcgtaggtgaacagggatgTACAGGgtgggactaagtacacacccctgaggggccccagtgttgaggattagcgtggcccacgtgttgttgcctacccttaccacctgggagtggcccaccaggaagtccaggatccagttgcggtGGGAGGTGcttagtcccatggtccttagcttagtaatgagcttcatgggcactatggtgttgaacactgagctgtagtcaatgttccttttgtccaagtgggaatgggcagtgtggagtacgatTCAGAATGCATCAACTGTGGATCTATTGAggcagtatgcaaattagagtgggtctagggtatctgggAGGATTCTGttgtgagccataaccagcctttcaaagcacttcatggctaccgacgtgagtgctacggggcggtaatcatttaggcaggttaccttcgcttccttgggcatagggactatggtggtctgcttgaaacatgtaggtattacagactcagtcagggagaggttgaaaatgtcacatGCTCATGAAGCAGAGGAATAGAGCACAAATATGCCCATGATAGGATAAATTTTAATTCCCTTAATTTAGGGGAAATGTGACCAGGACAGCTGTCTACTATACTATGAGACCACCAAATCTTAACACTCATTGTATAATCTTTGATGGAAAATTTGATGGAAAAAATGTTGATCAGGATGACCAATCACAGAGGGTCTGCTCATGTGATGAGCCATTCCCCCCCGCCCAGCAACACAGGCAGCAGCTGTTGCCTAGCGGATTTGATGCTGCTGGATCCAACCAGGCAAGCAGATGTACAAGAGCTCAGCAACAGCTTGCATGTCCTCCCTCGGTGGGATCTGAATACTAAAACAGTGCTGGCTGCCTGTCTCAGAGGACAGACACATGAAGAAACAATCATGTGTGTCTGGAAAACATCTCTATGTGTAATGAAAATGATTATATTGCTGTGTTAcattgacagacagagaggcaggcgGCCAGTCAGATAGATATCCCCATGCTCGGAAAGTACCCATCATGAGAATGAATGACAACATACATTAAATAATTTCCAACGTTGGAGGTCTGCAATTTCGTGCTTCTCCTGCATTATCCAATTAAAATGGTGGCGGCTACCTACATCCGGGGTTTTGCGAGTAGCGTGTATAGTTAGGAAGTTGTCATGCGCGATGTCCATCGCTTCTTCGCCATCTCGAGTCTTCTAAAACCTCGCGTAGAATTGGGAAACTAGCTACGCCATCAACATCGTTGAACTCGTCTTCAATGTATTATCAAAAACACACTGCAGAGGTTTTTGGACAGACTTCAGTTCCGCCAGCGACAAACTTTAGCTACTGTTAGCTGTTGATAGCGAAGTGGTAAGGTAAATAACTTAACGCTGCCTGACTATTTTTCAAAAGTTCTCTAATTTCGTCGATGTGTCCTCCCTCGCCACCTTCACGGGACTTTGAAGTCATGTTGGGCGAATCACTAAGTCACCCTATTAAAAACAATAAGCCACCCGTTTTGACATCCCACCATGTCGGGGCCAGCCTAAGCAAACCAAAGCAAGCAATGTTGAAGAAAGGTGGGAGAAAATTGCGTTCGACAACGTTGGGGTTACAGCGGACACACCAGCAAAAACCGATGAGGATCAACCCCATGCACCTGGCAGACAACAATGTCGCAGTTTCGAAATCCCCAGTGCACAGTGCCGAGTTCGCGACCAACCGGACCCAGGCGACTGCGTTGACCCTTCACAATCTTAAGCAGGGAACAAAGAAAGAGGTATACAATTGAGTTAATTTGAGAACGAGATTGTTTTCGTTCTTATTCTGTGCGTGTACATTTGTATGTCGTTTTATTTGTTTATTCTTAATGAAATAGTATGCCGCTTTGTATCCATTAACCACCATTCATAGTGTAAACATTACACAAATTCGCTTGAAGCAGTGGGATGGAGTCCCTTCCCCTACTTTATTTTTGACGGGTAAAAACTCAACGTTTGCATATTTACACTGATATTCAACCAACGACCccgttctaaagtagtgcactcaaGGTTAACGTACCAGAGTGATTATGAACGACAACTAGGCAGAGTCAAACGAGACTGCCTGCCAACTTTGAATGGAAAAAATGACGTACGTTAACTCCACTTCTAACGGCGTGTACATGTTTGGAATCGGGCACTGGTATTATTACCAGTGGACCTATAGGAAGGAATAAGGTTCACATTGTAcactgtttaaaaatatatattgaccAGAATAGACGTGTTAGAGGTATTTAGGTTACTTGTTTTGAAGGCTTTCAATATGCTGGCGATGTGCCAGTTCCTGAGATGTTAACAAAAGGCATtgacacaaaaaaacaaattAGATGGAACTGGCAATTGTTTCTTTCCTCAAGTGTTCTTCTTAGCAATCAATTTGCATAAGTGTTAGAATGGTTTTGACCCTTGTGAGATTGTAATTTAGTTTTTCTTTCCTCCCAGCTACTGAAGTCAAAAagtgggagagtggagagagccaCAGGACTAGCAGGCCagtctgtccacaacctcaataGACACAATCAAGATGCCCAGAATCTGAACACCCGGAGCCATAGGAGTAGGCATTCTAATGCACCTGGCAATGCTCTCTCAGTAATGAAAAACCACAGCAGCTGCCACCAGAAGCCACCCTCTGCTCCCTTCCAGCTCCTCTGTCGAGAGGAGAAGAAGTCCTTCAACTCAGCTGACAGTGCCAAGATCGTGAATGTATCCCCAGCTGAGCTTGTACCCGAGGAGGAGCTCAAAGACGGAGAGAAGATCTATGCTGGAGCTAAATTCAGCGAGCCCCCGTCTCCAAGTGTCCTGCCCAAACCACCCAGTCACTGGGTTGGTAAAACTGTCCCCCAACATTCCGACCACAGCCGTGAGAAAATGACTTTTCATTTGAAGTCTTTGCTGAAGGTTCAAGATAAACCATGATCACAATGGATGGAAAAGCTGGAACGATCCTTCTATACCTGATCAATGACAACACATTTGGCACTGAAAAACTGGACCGATAACTTAACAGCAACCGAATGTAATGAGTTTTTGATCTGTAATACAATTTCACATAGTTTTGAGCAAGCAGgcttgtttttatttgatttttaatgAACTTCTATAAACATGTAAAATGACTATatttttcatgttattttaacagAAAGTATAGTTTTGTTACTGAAGCCCAAAATATGTTCACCATGAACTGGTGCActtttttactgtaaataatgGGCTGCATTGCCCATTTTAAGGGGCATTGAACGTAAGAAAACATTTGACAAATTTGCACAAGACTGACTGAAAAACAAAACACGGGTCCCCATAGCGGCGAGCATAGAGTTGTGACGGTTTGGGGTTCTGTGAACCTCACCCCACCTGTTGTGGCTGCTATTGCCCTGAAAGCACTGTAGAGGACAGAACTCTCTAGAAGGGAGATTGTTTCACAACTCCTGTACTACAGTACACATTTTCGTCCTGTAGTACAAAAATAATCTTGCCAGCTCAACGGCCGATTGAGCTGGCTGGGTGGGCGAGATTAAGAAGATGGAGTGGCAATGCGAAAGTCTCAGAATCAATGATTCCCTTTGAAGAGGACAACTGTTGCTACCGAAAACAGACATTCAGCACTGAGTGCTTATTCTTTTAAATCTCTAGCACTGActcgttttttgtttttttaaatgctttgtgtttttatttcatgTCTTTCATTTTCCCATCTAAAGCACAGAATTATATTTACCCGAAGTGATCTTGATTATTATGTAACACCTTTGACCCTAGCTAACAGATTGTAACGGACTAATGTGATAAGATCCTGATGCTCCATTAGCTGTTACAGATTAGGTATTGTTTGGCGTACCACAGAGAATTTTTGACCAACCTTAACATGGCGACACTTCCTCAATTCCTGACAACCAGTGTCTTCTAAACGTCCATGTCTAGTTGCAGGGGGTTTGTTTTAATTTCGAAAGTGCGCCGTTACTAAATTTAAATCAATGTGTATGCcgccatcttgtctatttcaaatCTTCTCTCATTGACCAAGACAGGTGATTTGACCTCTGGAGCCAGGCAGCTGCTAGTTCGTGTTCCTTGACTCTTAGTGATGTCACAATGATGAAATTGTATTACTGTACCAAAGATCTACTCATGTTGTTGCAATTGTTAAAAGAAAATTGATTTTAGTCCAGTCACTAAATttgtattcatgttttttttttaaaacacccatctcccccccccccccccccccacatggtaattagaagaagaaaaacattttGGGGTGCATTTAATATCTAAATTGACATTAAAATATTGTCTACCCCCAATATGTTGTATGTCTGTTCCCCACCAGCTCTCACCAGAAAAAATGTTTCGGTTGAAAAGGCTGATGGCACAAACTTCTTAATGCCTGTCAGTCTTCCCATAAATGTATGGGTTTATTACACTACATCTAATATATGTTATATTAATCTAATATATATTACAGATGTAGGCTCTTAATcagatcaccctgttgcaggacaaCTTTCCTCAAAGGCAGgacattttaaaatgtgtatttttttatttttttttggcttaaaaaggcttctgaagtttaatttccactttgaaatttcagacttgatttttccTTATGAAAATGTATCAACTcttccattaattataattcacatttcctgttgctgcagcattattttcctgctgtagcaaacctgcacaaatgaagatcctacatctgtatacaaCATCA harbors:
- the pnrc1 gene encoding proline-rich nuclear receptor coactivator 1, which gives rise to MCPPSPPSRDFEVMLGESLSHPIKNNKPPVLTSHHVGASLSKPKQAMLKKGGRKLRSTTLGLQRTHQQKPMRINPMHLADNNVAVSKSPVHSAEFATNRTQATALTLHNLKQGTKKELLKSKSGRVERATGLAGQSVHNLNRHNQDAQNLNTRSHRSRHSNAPGNALSVMKNHSSCHQKPPSAPFQLLCREEKKSFNSADSAKIVNVSPAELVPEEELKDGEKIYAGAKFSEPPSPSVLPKPPSHWVGKTVPQHSDHSREKMTFHLKSLLKVQDKP